The stretch of DNA ccaaatcaccagctgtatggcaaatattgtatagaatatcaaataTGAAATTATGGcagtttttttgaacccctatgtggtttaacatagggtctatggtgaaaaacgtattttttcgttttttagatttagagattcagtactactctaattcatatttaaatatcttttttttttcggcttTTCTAGATGCATGTCATTtcttcagtgttgcgcggtacaaaaatatAGCATGCGACTCCTGGCACGGTTCTTCTCGTCTATCGCTCTCTGACACTCGGCATCAAACCAGCCGTTACGCTGTCTTCCCCGCGTCGTACCTACCATTTCTCTCGCTGTCGTTTCAATGGTACCGTGAATAGTACTCCACAGCCCATTTATATCCTGTTCCTCCTGCTGTTCTGCGAACCGTTGGTTCAGTTCCCTGGCGTATTCTTCTGCCACGCTATCAACTTTCAACCGCTGTATGTTGAACCGCATCGTCCTCTCTGTGCGAGATTTCAGCACGTTCGATAACGCGGTTCCTACAAACTACGAGATAATGGTCAGAGTCAATGTTTGGTCCGCGAAAAGACCTGACATCAGTAACATTCGGAAAGTGCCGACCGTCAATCAGTGCGTTATCGATCTGGGAGCAGGTCATTTGGGTGCCCCCAGGTATGTTTCCGAATATTCAAACGTGGAAAATAGGAACTACATATGGCCATTCCTCTGGTCGCGGCAAAGTTTATCAGCCTCAGGCCGTTTTCATTGGTTGACCAGTGAAGGCTGTTCCTTCCAATGACCGGACGGAAGAATTCCTCCCTCTCAACCTATGCGTTTGCATCTCcgatgacgacttttacgtcgTGTTTTGGGCACTCGCCATAGGTTCGTTCTAGTTTTTCGtagaaatcatttttttacgTCATCGGATTTGTCGTTGGTGCGTAGGTGTTAATTAAACTATAGTTATACGGTCATCTCCACCGGATGACTCTTGTTTTCTGTTTTCCCAGCATTTCGTAACCGACGCCCCGATCTGGTACTTGGAAGAAGTATGTGCAATAGGGTCTACTGCACGGAATTCCCTTTCTCCGGGATTTGGCCACCGAACCTCCTGAATCGCTGCGATTTCGACTCCCTGCAGCTGTAATTCTCGAGCAAGCAAGCCCACTCGCGCCGGTTCATTGAGAGATCTGACGTACCAAGTACCTAATTTCCAATCGTTTACCTTATTCGTGTTACGTGTTCGTTGCCTAGGTCTCTACCGATTAATATGTTccgtatttttaaatttgctgTTCGTGGTTAGGATGGGTTTCGGTATGCTACCTTACCAGGGTCGCGATCCCTACATCCTTCTGATGAGGCTGCCATCTCAGGTGTAGCCGGCGGGATACAGCATTTTATTCTAAGCCGCTCGCTCCAAAACATACACTGTTTGGGCCGCTCCTCCTAGAGATCAGACGCACCGATTTTTTTGGGTTGAGACGCTCATGGCGGCGTCGATTTAGGGGAGATAGTGTTAGGGGCCCACTATGCATCTCCCGGCCCTAATTAACTACTGCTGCTTTTTCAGGGGTACTTATTCATTGTCTATTGTTCACCTACCCTCCATATTTGGAGGCCATTTCGCTATCCATAACCTGCGGCCCGTCCGATTCCTTGCAGCTAGGCTGTGCATTTTGAAACTCGCGTTGAACAATGCAAGAAGCGTATTGATCCCTGTGATGTTATCACTACGACACCCATATTGAGCCCTGCGAGAATCACTATGACACTCGGAAAATGGCTatagctcggtaaataataggattttcgaaaagtcctttctacggtatattcttgaatgcctaagcgTCATAAATATGacgaaaaatttgtttaatttttttcaaatttctagactagaatactgccctaAATGATATTAACGTTTCCagaggaacttcgccatctcaacgtagtattacttgcgttatttatattagtaattagttgagatttctatgccgaataacacgccttgaaagcgttctgagtggcaagttctagaatacgcgtgaccacagaccagaacgggaatcgatccCGAACcaccggcatgttaggtgtgcgGTTAACCACTCGGGAACCTAGGGGATTAGGTTAGTTGTGGTTATTCAATCGGATAGGAGGCATACAGCGAGAGGAAAtatgtacaaatgaaacatgccATTCGTCAAATCAACGAAGTGTTGTAAAGTATGACTGATTGTAATTGTGAATCGGAAAATAGCATTTGATTTTTCACGGCCATCCGACGACatgtttttgggtcaataagtaacaaacatcaccGAACGTTCTCGTTTCGAAATAAACTTACTCCTATGTATAGTACAGTCGAATTTCACTCGTTGCACTAAGCTCTTAGCCCAATTTGTGAAAGACTTTCACTCGTTGGGCTGAACTGTCAAAGTCGAAAATCGATCGAGGGTCACACCGATTGTTTGTTGTTATGGGAAACGCAGAAAAGTTTTCACACCACTGACGTTTATTTCATTCGTGGTTGAGTTTCGTTCTAGGTTGGATTAATTGGTAAGTTCTTAATGAAGTTTGATATTAAAATTAGCGTAGATTTAATATACGTTCATTTCGATCGCCAGGCTCAAAATGGATGGTTTGCAAGGATCCAGTACGAACGTTAACCGGAAACGGAGGAGCAATTTCCTGACGCTGGTGGAGAAGGTTCGCATAATTGAAGATTTTGAAGCAGGAGGTGGTACGCATGACTTTCTtgggaagaagtacggcgtagGATCTTCTACGGTCACGAGAATAATCCAAAAGAAAGAAGCAATTCGTGAGGCGGTGGACAAGTTCAAGGAATATGgtgtaaataatcgaaaaacattgaaagagcAGACGTTCCCTTTGCTGGAAGAAGCTCTTTACATCTGGATTTTACAGCAGCGGCAGTCCAACATTTTGTTGACAGTGGATATTCTTAAAGCAAAGGCGGAGCTGCTGTTTAAGATGTTCCAGGACCGGGGGCTCTATGCGGTGCACGGTTTTTCTGCTTCGGATGGCTGGATGCATCGTTTTAAGCAGCGGTTTGGATTGCGCGTGAAAGCCGTAACAGGAGAAAAGGCATCGATGAACGTTGAAGCGTATCTAAATTTCAAGAAGGTTCTACAGAAGAAGATTCAGGAAATGCAGCTATCACTATCCCAAGTCTTTAATGCAGATGAATCTGCCTTGTTCATCAAGCTCCTAGCCACATGCTCTGTCGTTACCTGTGATGAGACCGTGGCAAGCGGACGGAAGCAAAACAAGACAAGGTATAAAGATCAGGTGTATGATGCTGATCATAATCCAGATTGGGTAACCAGTGAAGTGTTCTCTGATGACGAGATTTTGTCATCAGTTCTCAAGAAAGATCAACCTGAAATGCAAGAAGAATGGTTGGTAGACACAGAAGATGGAAGTAATTCGTTTGATACTTCCATTACTAGTACCGGAGATCCTGGTTTTGGCGATGCAATCAAGTCAATTGATTGCCTAGTTCGCTATATGAAGCATGATGTTGCAGAAGTATGCCGTTTGAACGCGCTGCGTTCGAAAATCACTGAAGTTGAATGGTTAAAACGAGCATGTTGAAGAACTCtaccattttgttgaaaatgaatttacgtggtttgtttaattttgtttgaaacgtttaaaataaatattgtttttgttgaataatattcgattttatttatttcaatgattcatttaaaatttattttaaacctaAAAACACCATCCACGAGCCCCTCGAAAACAATTTTACGTTGTCAGAATTGACGTTTGTCTTCGATTTAGTTGGGCTATAGCCCAACGAACGGGAGCCCAACTAAATCGAAGCCCAACTAAATCGAAGCCCAACTAAATCGAAGCCCAACTAAAGATAGCCCAACGAGTGAAATTCAACTGTATGCGGAAATGAGGTGGTGCAAAAATACACTTCACCAGAtggtatgaaaatcgacgcgATACATTTATACATTTATATTTAACTCTTCCTTTGTATCGTGTAGTGCAGCTGTgtctgacatcagcattgaAAAAAGACTGTTTTCTGTTAGTTGGTGCGAGACTGTgacttgaatgatgatgatcTTGGTTTGAATTACAGGGGTTTCAACATtgctcagttcattcgcctctagcctagagaaaggccatttggaaaaccTTGCTGCCGTCAGGTTGCTACCTAAATTACTGATGAACCGTGAATGCTGTGAAATCGCAAATAGCTCGTTTATACttaataaattgaaaacgggCGGATTAAATTGCAATACTTTGTCTATCCATATTTTATGTACCATTAACTCTATTCTAATTCAATTCCACCATTAATAACTCTATCATAACCACACGTCTGAATGCTAAGATCATATGCAGGAAGAAAAAACGTCAATGACAATAATACTTATTCCTATTTATTATGATTTTCACCCCTTCACGtataacgtcgaaccacactcgtggcgattggactgtgccagaacgtacaacatcgaacctcactcgtcgtctatcgatgtgaaatggatacGTGTCCCGCATCATGACTACTACGATTGCAAGTAAGATACACACAATCAGCAGAGTATCGAAACGACTTACtgtgctcgtgtttgggccctgttgttggaaattaaatcgtacggcaaGAGGTTAAGATTTTGGCACTGAGAGGAGTCGattaataaatttttaaaattttgataaaCATGTTTTCACATTTGACCTCGCTGATCATAACACTAAATAGTGACCAGTCTTGACATTTCAATGTGATTCGTGCACTGGAATAGAATATCTCTCGACAGTGGCTGGAagcgagacgagacgagacgagacggaTTGTTCGTTTCTCTTCATGCAGAATAAGGGTCATAATGTTCTGACCTCCTTTTCATCATGTGTTTTGATTGATTGTGTTCTAGACAtgatcgcatagttgacgtaggattacattaCGATATTTATAACATGTTCGAATATCGTTCAATAAGCTAGGCCACAATCGTAGTCGACCACGTGTTAGGCCATAAAATTCCACACTGGCGTCCGTAACACGCGACTTTTGGAACAATGTCGAGTACAGCTGGAACGACAATTTTTTATCGAAATAATTACGTGCTTATGATTAACGGGCATGTTCCGGCAAAGTTCACATCGTTTCCAGAAACACACAGGGACACAAAACTGGTAAAACCTGGCATCGATAATACAGTACTCTAAATACGTATGGTGGTATTAAAAATAGAATAAGAAAACAACCTATTTTgctatgttataaatttcttttaTTCAGATAAATGGTATTTATCCGCATTCTCTTCACATGTCTAGTAATGCTCATTACATCAGAATTTGtcttattttttatcattatagTTTACTCTACGTGTCATCCggattgaattgaatttttttttgttcaaaagtaTACGGGAAAGAAAAAATCAGTAAACTCTTTCttgcgatgatttttttcttcttcttttttcttttgtattAAAGTGGAAAATTGATTAtcgattattta from Toxorhynchites rutilus septentrionalis strain SRP chromosome 3, ASM2978413v1, whole genome shotgun sequence encodes:
- the LOC129773364 gene encoding tigger transposable element-derived protein 1-like → MVRVNVWSAKRPDISNIRKVPTVNQCVIDLGAGHLGAPRLKMDGLQGSSTNVNRKRRSNFLTLVEKVRIIEDFEAGGGTHDFLGKKYGVGSSTVTRIIQKKEAIREAVDKFKEYGVNNRKTLKEQTFPLLEEALYIWILQQRQSNILLTVDILKAKAELLFKMFQDRGLYAVHGFSASDGWMHRFKQRFGLRVKAVTGEKASMNVEAYLNFKKVLQKKIQEMQLSLSQVFNADESALFIKLLATCSVVTCDETVASGRKQNKTRYKDQVYDADHNPDWVTSEVFSDDEILSSVLKKDQPEMQEEWLVDTEDGSNSFDTSITSTGDPGFGDAIKSIDCLVRYMKHDVAEVCRLNALRSKITEVEWLKRAC